A region of Lycium barbarum isolate Lr01 chromosome 3, ASM1917538v2, whole genome shotgun sequence DNA encodes the following proteins:
- the LOC132630444 gene encoding probable LRR receptor-like serine/threonine-protein kinase RFK1 — protein sequence MNNLERDWMYDRLDDMLHNFLLLKVPFLDDMPVGLGKIAKLINAGKIDSSELITMKTLKVIVAYGVTFLSSNQLVGEVPTSFSELVNLTDFRINDNNFSGQIPDFIQNWKQLTKLEMHATGLEGPIPSNISLLNKLTDLRISDIGGPAQTFPSLSDIAGIQTFDLSYNNFTWQGPDQNACQQNMNLYLNLYKSSAAVSPLKRILPCTKDFTCPRYGCSLHVNSGGNDFTVKESDREVDYEGDAGVDGGSARYFSTYTNYWGLSSTGDFMDNNNDQNARFIESTPSKGLSELYNNARMSPLSLSYIRYCLENGSYNVILHFAEISFTNDRTYTSLGRSVFDIYIQVEKLVWKDFNIVNEVDGVQRPVVRHFNTSVTDNTLEIRFYWAGKGTTRIPSRGHYGPLISAISLKPTFGSCSEEDKKSVTAYIIVGVVAACIFLLVMNLESMEPQTVSYTLKQIKAATNNFDASNKIGEGGLFSRYYGRLSDGTSVAVKQLSHSSRQGNREFLNEIGMISCLQHPNLVNLHGCCIKGTELLLVYEYLENNSLSRALFNSEKSQLILDWPTRVKICVGIAKGLAYLHEESSLRIVHRDIKATNVLLDRDLNPKISDFGLARLTGDDNTHISTRVVGTIGYMAPEYALWGYLTYKADVYSFGIEKARGVISSPSHHPNTPIDKPSVVTPRVPPPPTANVDDVDPLVSDDDRSPSPMH from the exons GATATG CCAGTTGGGTTGGGAAAGATTGCAAAGCTGATAAATGCCGGGAAGATTGATTCATCAGAATTGATAACAATGAAAACTCTAAAGGTAATTGTAGCTTATGGTGTAAC GTTTTTATCCTCCAACCAATTGGTGGGAGAGGTGCCAACTTCATTTTCTGAACTCGTAAATTTAACAGATTT TAGGATAAATGATAACAATTTCAGTGGACAGATTCCAGATTTCATACAGAACTGGAAACAACTTACCAAACT GGAGATGCATGCCACTGGACTAGAGGGTCCCATTCCATCAAACATATCTCTTCTGAATAAGTTAACAGATTT GAGGATCAGTGACATAGGTGGACCAGCTCAGACATTTCCTTCACTGAGTGATATCGCGGGCATTCAAACATT TGATCTTTCCTACAATAATTTTACCTGGCAAGGACCTGACCAAAATGCTTGTCAGCAAAACAT GAATCTGTATTTGAACTTGTACAAGAGCTCTGCAGCAGTAAGCCCCTT AAAGAGAATTCTTCCATGTACGAAGGATTTCACTTGTCCTCGGT ATGGGTGTTCGTTGCATGTTAATAGTGGTGGAAATGATTTTACTGTAAAGGAGAGCGATAGAGAAGTTGATTATGAAGGAGATGCAGGAGTTGATGGTGGTTCTGCTAGATATTTCAGTACTTACACCAATTATTGGGGATTAAGTAGCACTGGGGACTTTATGGATAATAATAATGATCAAAATGCACGTTTTATTGAAAGTACACCATCAAAAGGCCTCTCTGAATTGTACAATAATGCACGGATGTCTCCCCTCTCACTCTCTTACATTCGTTATTGCTTGGAAAATGGGAGTTACAATGTCATCTTGCACTTTGCTGAGATATCTTTTACAAATGATAGAACCTATACCAGTCTTGGAAGGAGTGTGTTTGATATATACATCCAGGTTg AGAAATTAGTTTGGAAAGACTTTAATATTGTGAATGAGGTTGATGGAGTTCAAAGGCCCGTGGTTAGGCATTTTAACACCAGTGTCACAGATAATACTTTGGAGATCCGATTTTACTGGGCTGGCAAAGGAACTACCAGAATTCCATCTAGAGGGCATTACGGTCCGCTAATATCTGCTATTTCACTCAAACCAA CTTTTGGATCTTGTTCAGAGGAAGATAAGAAGAGTGTTACTGCTTATATTATTGTTGGAGTAGTGGCCGCATGCATTTTCTTGTTGGTAATGA ATTTAGAGAGCATGGAGCCGCAGACCGTTTCTTATACTTTAAAGCAAATAAAGGCTGCCACTAATAACTTCGATGCTTCTAACAAGATAGGGGAAGGTGGTTTGTTTTCAAGGTATTAT GGCCGGCTATCTGATGGTACTTCGGTTGCAGTGAAGCAGCTCTCGCATTCATCAAGACAGGGAAATCGTGAATTTTTAAATGAGATTGGCATGATTTCTTGTTTGCAGCACCCGAATCTTGTTAATCTGCATGGCTGTTGCATTAAAGGGACTGAATTACTGCTCGTATATGAATACTTGGAAAATAATAGCCTTTCTCGCGCATTATTTA ATTCAGAGAAAAGTCAATTGATACTTGATTGGCCGACAAGGGTCAAGATTTGTGTTGGGATTGCTAAAGGTCTGGCTTACCTTCATGAGGAATCAAGCCTTAGAATTGTACACAGAGACATTAAAGCTACTAATGTACTGCTAGATAGAGATCTAAATCCCAAAATTTCGGACTTCGGGCTAGCTAGACTTACTGGAGATGATAATACCCATATTAGCACTCGAGTTGTTGGAACAAT AGGATACATGGCACCCGAGTATGCGCTATGGGGTTATTTGACCTACAAAGCAGATGTCTACAGCTTCGGAATTGAGAAGGCACGCGGAGTGATTTCTTCACCATCACATCATCCAAATACTCCTATCGACAAACCATCAGTTGTGACACCCAGAGTGCCTCCTCCTCCTACTGCTAACGTTGACGATGTTGATCCTTTAGTTTCTGATGATGATCGTAGTCCTTCACCCATGCATTAG